GAGAAACCAAGTTTTCGAAGAATGTGTATGATGTACGCGATAAACATATATAGTTAACTCTACATGTATTTTCCATGATTGTTTACCTGAAAGAACACTTTGAATGCCGTCGAAGAAGTTGGATGTTGCGAGAATCGGTAGCATGACGCCGACATATTTCACAACCTCCTCTTCATTGCTATAGGCATATCCCCAGATGCCGCGCACCAGAATCATGATTAGTCCCACTACTAATCCTTCTATGATGGCCAAGAATACCACTATGCGTACTGCGAGGCGAGCGGCATCAGGCTGCCCAGCACCGAGTTCATTTGAGACACGTGTGCTAcgaaaaaagagataaaaaattatctttttgtttAGTTTTAAAGAGGTGGAAATGATCCAAATGAAAGAGAAGATAAGAATGTTGAGAAGTAGTTGTTTGCACTTTGCGCGACTAACCTTATTGCAGCTCCAAGACCGAAAGGAACCATGAATACCATCGAACCAGTGTTAAGGCTGAAGAAAACAAGATGCTCTTAGTACAAGAATATCAGAAACTAAACTTAATGATCATTCCACTTATTAAAGCAAATATAAACAATGTCAAAAGGTTGAAAGTTGTGCTAACCTTATCGACAACACGGATGTTTCTAGCTGCGGGTTTGGAAGAAGACCAGAAAGAAGCACGAGAAGCTCGAATGACCACCATTCCAAGCTGTCTCAAAAAGCACTTCTAGTTAGAAATAGTGATCTGATCATAAACATAATTAGATGATGAATCACaagtttaattattttcctACCAAACCATCAAAGCTGACGGAATGGCGAGTCTGATGAAGCTCAAAGTATCATGAAAAGCCTCTTTCGAAAGGCCGGTCCAAGTCTTCTTGCAGTCATTCGACAGTCGAACATAAGCTGCCAGCAGTAACACATTTATCCAGTATGATATAGCATTTGCCAAGGCAGCACCTTTGCTTCCGAGGCCTAATCCATACACCAACACCCAACAAACTCCGATGTGAAGCAAAGCCGTGAGCCCCGAGCTTATCATAACCGGAAGGACAATGTTCTGCGTCTGCAGGAATCGGACGTGGCACTGCAGAAGGCCGTACGCGAAGAGCGCGGGGATCATCCATCGAGCGTATATTCCAGCTTCGTATGCGATCTCCGGGTCTTGCCCGCACAGAACAAGGAATTGCCCCGTGTAGGCCCAGATTACAGCGAGCGGAACGCTTACGAGCATGAGCACTAGCATTGCCCTCTGCATGTGAATGCCGAGCATGTGATACTGCTTCGCTCCGAAGGATTGCCCGCATAGAGTATCCAAAGCGCTTCCCATTCCCATCTAATCAAAGGAGAAGGGACAGACTAACATTTTCACCATATAACCTTCATTTGATAAAAAGGCAGTGCAGACTACTTTTCTAAAGAACAGATGTTCTTTTCGTGCGCATATCAAAATAGAATAACAAACCGCACACAGCTAATAGAAGCATCAAAATAGTGAATTGTTTATCCTCTCAAGTTTTAGTCAAGATCCTAATTCGCAAACAAGGCTATACCAGTACTGTGCTAAAAGAATCTCTACTCCGATAACTACGACTCCAGAATAGCCAGAGAATTGGAAACAGCTTAAAGCTCATGACAAAGAATGAAAAGCTATACTCATATTTTACTTCACCCTTTTCAAATTCAACTATTTCACTCCTCACTTTTCTCTACCAATACACTCTCTACACGCACGAAAAACTGTTCTCCGAGtaaatttctcttcttcttttcctcctttctaACTTAATCATTGAAGTATACTTCTTGCATCAAAACTGTAACAAAGAACTGCTGAGAACTGATTTATGCTTCCAAATTGTTTGCTGTTTTCTAATAAGGAGCTAACTTAACTAGTTATCAGCAAAACAGAGCGAAATGAATCGGCTGATAAGCTTTTCAAGGATCACaagaaaatcatttttcatgaaaatctttgtttataaaataatacaagtCTGAATTTTTGATATGCAGGTACCctaactttgttttttttttaaaaaaaatttctttttcttgctttttctttttcccattTCATAGTCAAAATTGTTGAATCAGAATTCAGAAAAGGACTGGTGACTAGTTTCTACAGGGAGGAAATTTTGTAGTAGAAAGTGACAATCAAGTAAGCAATATTGCAAAACAttgcaagaagaagaaaaaaaaaaaagaaaaatagaaaagcagTATCTTGGAAAAATCTCAATTTGAACACTGGTTACAAAGGACAAAAGCaaacaagaaaaacaaaagatagAAGGTTAATGAGAGATTTCCAGCCCCAAAGACAACTCAAAGGCAACTCAACTTTCTCTGAAAAGGATTGAAACTGCCCCACTTTTGGAGAAATGTGTATCCCACataatattagaattttcattttctaaaGATCAATAATGAGGGATTTTGACAAGATTTTGACTCAATAAGATTTCTCACATGACTCTGGCCCCTCCGAGTTGCTAAATCGCTCTCCTTTACCTGCATCGCTCTCTAGACTTATTCTATTCATTTTATTCTATTCAATCCAATTCTGAACGTTAAATGCATCCCcaaattaataaagtaaaaaaaatacatataataatatgaaCAAGTGAGAAAAAAGGCAAGTGAAATAGTTGTAATGCAAACATACCAACAAGCTAAAACCAGTGACCCCAGCAAAGGAGTTGGCCATGGAAGCCCCAGAGAGGGGTAGCTCCCCAAGATGGCCTACAAACATTACAGATATGACCTGTATAATGTTTTGCAAAAGGTTCCCTGCTATAAGAGGCCCTGCTAACCACACTTGCTTCTTAACCTCACTCACAACCTCCCATTCTCCTCTCTTCTTATCACAGCTTGTGAGTAGAGGAACCTCCATACTtggcttttctctctctctctctctctctctctctctctctctctaaggagGTGATTGAATTTGTTtgagaaggggaaggggaaggagaaGGGGAATAGGTGGAAGGGGGTTGTGTTAGGTATTTATAGGGTTATGAATGTGAGGGTAAAAGTGAAGGCACATGGGAGAAACTAAATAAAGATTTGTTTTGTTGGCatattctttttgtttgttttgattttttatcttttttttttttcgaatatgATTAAcatgtatttttatttgagttgagTTATGttgctttttaaaaatttacaacttTCATCGACTGTCcttagaacaagtggcaaaagatttggtggttgatagtcgagacccaagttcgaatcctagttaatttacatttccagccaaatttatttctaaataaaataaacgaaacaagtagcgtgttacctatctctcaaaaaaaataaaaaaaaattacaacttcCAATTTTGAGCCTTTggatcttattattattattattaccgtCACCAACTAGCAAATCTTAGAAATATACCGActtgaaagttaaaaaatatatatatatttctgaaaacaTAGTAGTCccacactttttatttttatatttagcagGTACACTATGCTCCACGTGTTTTCTATGGAGGCAAAAGTGATCCAAACCATGCTGAACCAATTATTAAAAGCTGGGTCTAACTGGTCGGTAAGATCGGTTCTATCTTGACTCTATATAAAATTGTTCTGTTTAATCTTTTAAACcggataagttaaaaaaatcacTTTGAACTGTTCTAACTAGTGGTTCAACCATCGAACCGATGAATCGGTCCGATTTTAATTTAACCAGCTAGATTTTTTTTGATTAAGTCATATTAAATTCAACGcttagctaattttattttccattagCATAAATtagtcttataaaaaataaaccttGAAAACTTATATCTACTAAGTTTGGTATTGGaatcaatattttataattaagtacaatactaaaataataatatatatatttttttagagtcCTGCTGTTatgttattaatagcacgaagcacttggtgctaccaagttttgcaccgttagatctacccttttgatcattttcatccgttagatcatactattcaatcaaccacccactcaactcttgggggcccacatcatactaaccgtacatcttttaatctaatggccaaaaacttggtagcactaatgacttggtgctattaatagtatatagtagcctagttcatttttttatataataaatttaaaaataataacaaaatatttatgatgTTATATTGATTCTACTAGTTCAGCCAGTGGTTGACCCACTAGTTGATCCAAAGACTTTTTACTCTGTATCATTTTTAGGTCGTTGTTCGACacaatttttaaaacattgtgGTGCAGGACACAAATGGCACCCAAATTTTGCACAATCCAATGCCCAAACATTTTGGAGCTAATTATATGGGAATACGTAAAATTTCTGCATACTATATAGTCCACTTGGTATTAAGGTGTCTAACTATTTGGCAAACAGAATTTGCAAGAAAAGCatataaagttatatttttcttttttttttgatagaattacaaaatttatattttaaccaaaaaattGCGATACACGCATattactttcgaaagcatattgtttttatataatattttatcaccGTAGGCAATGCAATCTGTTTGTAATTCCAAACGAAACCTAAAATTCTATCTGGAATGGTAGGATGTATGTGTTTTGTACGGTAGAAAATGTCATCAAAATCATATTCGTCGCAATGATtgattaagataaaatttttaattacgatcctatagaaaaatataaaaatatattttaatagtgTTAGGTACCAAATAAGAAATAAGTGGCCacacattaattttttagaaaagacAAAGGTCCTTAAAAAGCTATTTTCGAGCTAGCCCTAAGAAGTGTCACTtgtattttattcaaaattttcaaatattacgttatcaaaaaaaaaaaaaaaaatcaagtttgGAGATTCAATTTTTGAGGTCTAAGATTAAGCATTTACTATTGAAATTGCAAACCTTTCATATAATCATTATTTTAACTTTCGCCAAACACTTAATTATTACTTCACGTCGTAATGAAACTACGCTGTCTTGTCACTAGAAACCAAAAGCCAAATAATTTAATTGTGGGAATAGTGATTTGCAATAAAGCACAAATCTGAATAAAACAAAATCTAATTAATCTGAGGTGGTTTGTTTAACTTGAACTATTTTATTTGGATAATTCGTACTGAGTTAAGATGCTGCTAATAGAATAATAGCAATTATTATCAGATGAAACCATTAATTAAATGACTTGGTTTGATCTAAAAGTCATAAACAATGTCGCTTCTGTAAACAAGGtcataaaaaaagagaaatgcttAACATAAACCTCCAaatgggatatatatatatatcttttattcaAACTGTCCAGAAGTTAAAACGACCCACttgagttttattattattattattattattattattattattattattaaaagagAATGTCATAAGTTTAATGAGATAGAATTAAGTATTAGATGAATAAAGATTATAAATACTAACCAACTATTTCAAACATATACGCTGATAGAAAGAAATTAATCACCCGTCGCACTTGAAAGTTCAACTACAACACTGAAAGAATTCAACCTCACTTAATTTATCTGAATATTAGATCTATTGTTAGGCCTCTTACCATTAATAAATAACTAACTATCCTCTCAACCTATCTGAATGTTAAGTCTATTGTAGGCTCAAATACAATACTCATGGATAGGCTTATCTAAGATTGAATCTATTTTAACCAATAATAAATAACCAACAATACCCTCAACATCTGCATCGTTAATGCAATATGTGGGAATCAAATCCGCGTTACTGACTCTGAAACTATTTGTAGATCGTAAATACTAACCAACTATTTCGAAAGCATATGTTGATGAAAGAGCGCAATGGTCGCACTTAAGGGTTCAATTACAGTGCTCACGGATTTCGACCCGACTCAACCTAACTGGACGTTAGATTTATTGTTTGACCTAACTTGACATCACGTCTATTGTAGATCCCAGTTGCACTTAACTTATTCGGCTCATCCACCtcagattattatttttctaatccTATTACCAGGGGACAGAAGCCCTATtttagacaataaaagaaaaatatgtacTAAATCAAGCCaaagaaaaagaccaaaaaaaaaaagaaaaaaagtatggCTTTTGGAGGAGTGAGATAAAAGACAAGACATCTGATATCAGAAAAGCTGAGACAGATGTACAAACATCTTCTGACTACATTGGTTGGGTATATTTTGTCTCCATATATAAAGGGTGAATATTCCAAATAtttattaactatttaattaattaattaaaacttgatTCCCATGATATCTGTGCAGGAAGTTGCCGTGACCAATTCCCACTTcacaaataataatagtaataaataaataaaataaaataagaaaaacccAAGAAATTCAGATGTTGCCAATGACCCATATGGGGGATTAACTATCCTTGTTAATTTTAGGTCTTAGGTGGAAATTAAGTACATATATTGACacttctataaaattattagggtaaacttcaaatacctcccgtggtttcacactttctcactttagtaccgtgtggtttaaagtgtatcaagttagctcctgtagtttcgtattttttcactttagtaccctgtggtttaaagtgtatcaattttgtactctgtggtttcatttttctctttttattattcattttattattttttttcgttaaatcagtaacaaagtttaaaactaaatggtgctaaagtaaatattcgataaacttagatagtgtatctaaagttttttatatataatttaacgaaatattaatagaaggaaaaaattaatgacaaagttaaaacaaaagggtatcaaaataaatattcgataaacctagatagggtatttgaaattttttgtatataatttaacgaaatattaacagatgagccgatgaaaagagaaaaatgaaactataagatactaaatttatgcactttaaatcataggatattaaagtgagaaagtacgaaaccacatggtactaaattaatacactttaaactatagggtactaaagtgaaataaTGTGAAACcggagtggtatttaaagttttccaaaattattattattattattttgttttcttgctTGGTGGTCACGAATAACTTTCTGTGTGACCTCAATCTATTCAATTATCAAAAAAGAGTGTGGCTAAAATATTACCAATAGTAAATTAATGAGTTTTGGTatcactattttattttttaataataagatattaattatatcattaaatataatctaaaatatataaagtatttaTAAACTAATTTTTATGTCTTTGGATATAAATTATCAAATGGTCCAACGGTCCCAGTAGGGATATTTATTCATTAGTGGCTGAGAATaatccaaaataattatatttttattagaaagATCTATAAACTATTTGAATCAAGATCAATACACTGGATACTGGACGCAACAATATTGTCCTTGATTTGTAGGTTTTAGCGTATTTGCTTTCTCCTGTATTTGTAAGTGGCCGCTTGATGCACAAAAAGATAATTTCgaaaagtataattttaattttttaaaagagaaatGCAAAGTTTACGATCCATTTTGGGTTGTAACATAAGCAATCGTTAATCCTAGGGTTATAACAACACTCTAACATTTACTTAGTAATAAGACTAGTATAAAATTTATGATCTTTGGATTCGATTGCTATTTAAACCGAGATGCGGTTCTACAGGTATCATTGCTCATATTTTAAATGGTTTAAATTACATAGTAtcgatttgaatattttatcattGTAAATAAATCAGTAGTATCAAACACATTTGCAAACACatttatcaacacttatttaattaagcatttagcaaccgccggaacccTATCTCGTCGGTTGCGAtgcgaaggaggagaaggagaagagcgAGGGGCTCTTCgtttagaatttcagtagattgagtgaggggagaagaggaGATAATAATcgatgtttcttttttttttttttccttttctgtttgtaatcgggacAAATAGACTGGATAGGGTGGGCTGAAtagaataatcttttatttttgattgaattaggattcatatatatttaggccttagtagaattttttaaaagttttgtcATAAATTAGACATTTAcacaaaaatattctaaaaatatgtTTCTATAAACTGATTCTGTTGTAACGTGATCATATCCAAAAgctgcaaataaataaataaataaaatataaaaaaaaaatcagggtGCAGGTCCGCATAGTTTACATTAGCGGAGCCCTGCATCCGCATAACATTTTTATGCGAAGGTTGGGATTAAAGAGGTCCTCATGAATTTGAATAattattagtgaaaaaaaagaaaaaaaaagatcttttcTTAATCCATTGAGGAATCAAAGTTGATTTCCATCTCTATCAAAGAAATCATTTCcgaaaaatttgatttcttgaaataaaaatcaGAATGTCACATTTCCATCTCTATCGAAGAAAAcattttcgaaaaatttgatTTCGTGAAATAAAAATCAGAATGTCAATCTCATAGCTCAAATACTAATAATAAAGATGAATTATTTTCGATTCTCATTCCAAATCTTAATTAGTCCATCAAATCAAACACATCTTTAGTTAATTCTTTTCCCGAGTCTATTATGGGCGTTGTTCTCAATGTGTTTTAATACAAATTACCAATTAAAGTTTGGATTTTCTTGCACAGCAACAATtctattttatgatattttccAACATTTTATCtgtctttttatattatttagattagTTGATTGAGTCAaacatgacaaaaaaaaaatctcacattATTGAATGGACAAATCGAATTGTGTAAGGTCTCCTTAATTAATATTCTTAGACTTGGCGTACGTACATACAGATTGGACATCTCACGTGCAGATCATTGTATCCATAGGTTATGCAGGCGCAGATAAAATTTAcctataaaattttggatatctatCATCCTTACTTATACCTGTCGGCGGGTGGGCGAGCTGGTATATCGGTTACtggtaacattttttttttttttctctttctatagTAATActttttgttatatttggtttagatttgtagttatctaaattgagaataaatcctaatctaattaggattagatattatttaaatttaatttggtatatatgaattataattaggagtgtaattctaatctaattagaattagactctagttatgagacatgtattatatatacatgctacggtCAAGTTAATGACTCCGCGACCAAATTAAGATGACACGTTCTAATTAAGCCAAGCAATGCATGTTGGTTCCGGACGATCAAGAAGCCGCCGCGACCATAAGCCTCTTGGAGGGTATGTACGGATACTGTGGAGTCGTGTTAATTTGGTGTTTCggtggcagcagcagcatcGTGAGCC
This is a stretch of genomic DNA from Ananas comosus cultivar F153 unplaced genomic scaffold, ASM154086v1, whole genome shotgun sequence. It encodes these proteins:
- the LOC109703826 gene encoding protein DETOXIFICATION 16-like isoform X2; the protein is MEVPLLTSCDKKRGEWEVVSEVKKQVWLAGPLIAGNLLQNIIQVISVMFVGHLGELPLSGASMANSFAGVTGFSLLMGMGSALDTLCGQSFGAKQYHMLGIHMQRAMLVLMLVSVPLAVIWAYTGQFLVLCGQDPEIAYEAGIYARWMIPALFAYGLLQCHVRFLQTQNIVLPVMISSGLTALLHIGVCWVLVYGLGLGSKGAALANAISYWINVLLLAAYVRLSNDCKKTWTGLSKEAFHDTLSFIRLAIPSALMVCLEWWSFELLVLLSGLLPNPQLETSVLSISLNTGSMVFMVPFGLGAAISTRVSNELGAGQPDAARLAVRIVVFLAIIEGLVVGLIMILVRGIWGYAYSNEEEVVKYVGVMLPILATSNFFDGIQSVLSGVARGCGWQKIGAFVNLGAYYIVGIPSAILIAFVFHVGGKGLWMGIICGVVLQVFLLLTITLCTNWDKEAKKAKDRVFSTTIPTDMTT
- the LOC109703826 gene encoding protein DETOXIFICATION 16-like isoform X1 → MEQPISLEAPLLTTSSRNRREGLEGVIQSEVKKQLWLAGPLIAGNLLQNIIRVISLMFVGHFGELDLSGASMATSFATVTGFSLLMGMGSALDTLCGQSFGAKQYHMLGIHMQRAMLVLMLVSVPLAVIWAYTGQFLVLCGQDPEIAYEAGIYARWMIPALFAYGLLQCHVRFLQTQNIVLPVMISSGLTALLHIGVCWVLVYGLGLGSKGAALANAISYWINVLLLAAYVRLSNDCKKTWTGLSKEAFHDTLSFIRLAIPSALMVCLEWWSFELLVLLSGLLPNPQLETSVLSISLNTGSMVFMVPFGLGAAISTRVSNELGAGQPDAARLAVRIVVFLAIIEGLVVGLIMILVRGIWGYAYSNEEEVVKYVGVMLPILATSNFFDGIQSVLSGVARGCGWQKIGAFVNLGAYYIVGIPSAILIAFVFHVGGKGLWMGIICGVVLQVFLLLTITLCTNWDKEAKKAKDRVFSTTIPTDMTT